The following proteins are co-located in the Candidatus Woesearchaeota archaeon genome:
- a CDS encoding GDYXXLXY domain-containing protein, whose translation MKQTTRLIIGLCVLLGVLAIMILILTWPLMFGKEIILDTRPVDPFDIFRGQYITIAYEIGSIPFVEGVKSGDNIYVWLEEDENHVWRYAGSSPAKPEDKAFIAGKVNYVSGSTMRVEYGIEQYFFERNAEFSTRNMQVAVKVDSNGNARITRLMQDGKPVVINYQNASLTS comes from the coding sequence ATGAAGCAAACAACAAGGCTGATTATCGGACTTTGTGTCCTTCTCGGTGTTCTGGCAATCATGATACTTATTCTCACATGGCCTTTAATGTTTGGCAAGGAAATCATTCTTGACACAAGGCCTGTTGACCCATTTGACATTTTTCGTGGGCAATACATCACAATTGCATATGAAATCGGGTCAATCCCCTTTGTCGAAGGCGTGAAAAGCGGGGACAATATCTATGTATGGCTGGAGGAAGATGAAAACCATGTTTGGAGATATGCCGGAAGCTCACCAGCAAAGCCGGAAGATAAGGCCTTTATCGCAGGCAAGGTAAATTATGTCTCGGGCAGCACGATGCGGGTGGAATACGGGATTGAGCAATATTTCTTTGAAAGGAATGCTGAATTCAGCACAAGGAACATGCAGGTCGCTGTTAAAGTTGACAGCAATGGAAATGCCCGGATAACGAGGCTGATGCAGGACGGCAAGCCAGTCGTGATAAACTACCAGAACGCTTCCCTTACATCCTGA
- a CDS encoding DUF2157 domain-containing protein translates to MVNKKGMASFGTIVAVIGSILIFIGVAWIIAQNWHIFSSAVKIIILVFFTCAAFASGVMARLKGYGGTAKALFVLGALLYTSSIFLIAQIFHTDVSFQGTAWLFLPAWAGVLFTAYILPSAINLVLALVEFLVWLCLQYFAFMDNGFEFSFVYLSFILLAVGVFFFGLYLLHKYRQHAFARLYQFWAAFYFLLYSYLLSFQLILSVLWIEGMDAGGGVMGFFTVVAIVAIIIFILGVMLAKKSDRQNQREIYYFLGIVVLLLAVIGVSKLGSNEIGECRPVNCYEYNGANECSQASICEWRNISNGDCVQKNCYNIDSQGACEGSGCKWTNPNAAPAQQQSTTSSLCSKSVRGKFGYALEFSNTGKSYLIKEAPSGLPTTGDKTLALWFKFPESYQSSPCTLGGFGANKDGENFQIEACDSSQFGVLGWNKNRDWFTMASSQQYKDNQWHHVAVTYESGITLTTLYLDGKFRSRTPSYAYNTTPERVVIGNEIDLEGRAFRGSVDDFAIWGRALTASEVLDLFSNSFTNESLKKDLAIHLSFEDAEGAVNFADSSGHGNILSCVQTQTIPTSAISPGKGYCSDTYGGAAISSIRQEYNTVSDKCRSSTTRSTCTSDRNCSWEAEYYGAWSRSSMSFALWVIWIFSNLVFLGVILGIIFYGTWQRLPKLVNLGIFFFALFIITRYIGFMMDLRGYLSLSLIFIIGGIILLAGGWFIERWRRKLIREIKDMDKPRDSGLANENPVESPQPPKQGA, encoded by the coding sequence GTGGTTAACAAAAAAGGGATGGCGTCTTTTGGCACCATTGTTGCAGTAATCGGCTCAATCTTGATTTTTATAGGAGTTGCATGGATAATTGCGCAAAACTGGCATATCTTCAGTTCAGCGGTCAAAATTATTATCCTTGTTTTTTTTACATGCGCAGCATTTGCAAGCGGAGTCATGGCCAGGCTAAAGGGATATGGGGGCACCGCAAAAGCATTATTTGTTCTCGGAGCCCTGCTGTATACCTCCAGCATTTTCCTGATAGCACAGATTTTTCACACAGATGTCTCTTTTCAGGGCACTGCATGGCTATTCCTGCCGGCATGGGCCGGTGTACTGTTCACTGCATACATCCTTCCATCAGCGATTAACCTTGTCCTGGCCCTTGTGGAGTTCCTTGTCTGGCTGTGCCTGCAATACTTTGCATTCATGGACAACGGCTTTGAATTTTCATTTGTCTATTTGTCCTTCATTTTATTGGCAGTCGGAGTCTTTTTTTTCGGGCTTTATTTGCTGCATAAATACAGGCAGCACGCGTTTGCCAGGCTTTATCAATTCTGGGCAGCGTTCTATTTTTTGCTGTATTCCTACCTCTTAAGCTTTCAGCTGATCCTGTCAGTGTTGTGGATTGAAGGAATGGACGCCGGGGGAGGCGTCATGGGGTTTTTTACAGTGGTCGCAATTGTGGCGATAATCATCTTTATTCTTGGGGTAATGCTGGCCAAAAAAAGCGATAGACAAAACCAGAGGGAAATATACTACTTCCTGGGAATTGTTGTCCTTTTGCTCGCGGTGATCGGAGTTTCAAAGCTGGGGTCAAATGAGATTGGGGAGTGCAGGCCTGTGAATTGTTATGAATATAATGGAGCAAACGAATGCAGCCAGGCCAGCATCTGTGAGTGGCGCAATATCAGCAATGGTGACTGCGTACAAAAAAACTGCTACAACATTGACTCTCAAGGGGCATGCGAAGGCAGCGGGTGCAAATGGACCAACCCTAATGCAGCGCCAGCACAGCAACAGTCAACCACCTCCTCCTTGTGCAGCAAGTCTGTAAGGGGCAAGTTCGGTTATGCTCTTGAATTTTCCAATACAGGAAAATCCTACTTGATCAAGGAAGCCCCCTCAGGCCTTCCCACAACTGGCGATAAGACTTTAGCCCTTTGGTTTAAATTCCCGGAAAGTTATCAATCGTCACCCTGCACGCTGGGCGGATTCGGCGCAAATAAAGATGGTGAAAATTTCCAGATTGAAGCCTGTGATTCAAGCCAATTCGGTGTTTTGGGTTGGAATAAAAATAGAGACTGGTTCACCATGGCATCCTCACAGCAGTACAAAGATAACCAGTGGCACCATGTGGCAGTTACCTATGAATCAGGAATAACACTAACGACTTTATACCTGGATGGCAAATTCAGGTCCAGGACACCCAGCTATGCATATAACACTACACCTGAGCGAGTGGTAATTGGAAATGAAATTGATTTAGAGGGCAGAGCTTTCAGAGGCTCTGTAGATGACTTTGCAATATGGGGAAGGGCGCTGACTGCTTCGGAAGTCTTGGATCTCTTTTCCAATTCATTCACAAATGAGAGCCTGAAAAAGGACCTTGCCATACATCTAAGTTTCGAGGATGCTGAAGGGGCTGTTAATTTCGCTGACAGCAGCGGGCACGGCAATATCTTGTCCTGTGTACAAACTCAAACTATCCCGACCTCCGCAATTAGCCCGGGCAAGGGTTATTGTTCCGATACTTATGGCGGAGCGGCAATTTCTTCTATTAGGCAGGAATACAACACTGTGTCGGATAAATGCCGCAGCTCAACTACCCGGTCAACATGCACTTCGGACAGGAATTGCAGCTGGGAAGCGGAATATTATGGCGCATGGAGCCGTTCCAGCATGTCTTTTGCATTATGGGTCATATGGATTTTTTCCAACCTTGTATTCCTTGGCGTAATCCTCGGGATTATTTTCTATGGCACGTGGCAGAGACTGCCCAAACTTGTAAACCTGGGAATATTCTTCTTTGCCCTTTTCATTATTACACGGTATATTGGATTTATGATGGACCTCAGGGGATACCTCAGCTTAAGCCTGATTTTCATAATTGGTGGCATTATCCTTTTGGCCGGTGGCTGGTTTATTGAGAGATGGAGAAGAAAGCTCATCCGTGAAATAAAAGACATGGACAAACCACGTGATTCAGGCCTGGCGAATGAGAACCCGGTCGAATCCCCGCAACCACCTAAACAGGGAGCATAG
- the cax gene encoding calcium/proton exchanger: MGRKFDRYMAGLLWLIPVAILIHYFSDYRTLAFIVATLALVGLARMLGRATENLAAHSNPKVAGILNATFGNFIELSVSIIAISQGYLDLVRGSIVGSIMVNILLLIGLSVFIGGLKYKEQKFNIISAGISGTMLVIAVTGLSMPTIYKYTTGSDPQLLSTLVSIVLALIYIASLLFSLYTHKYLFYSEDIIISKIEGEWSKRKSLWVLFFSSIAVTFMANILVNDLTSFSQKLGLGHIFIGIVVVGVISNVAEMIAAITMVLKNRINISLEIGASSANQISLFVVPVLVFVSSFFDHKFSLVFNLFEIAALLSTVMILNYLVTDGRGNWLEGVQLIAVYTILAIAFFFV, encoded by the coding sequence ATGGGCAGAAAATTTGACCGATACATGGCTGGATTGTTATGGCTGATACCTGTAGCAATCTTAATACATTATTTTTCTGACTACAGGACCCTTGCATTTATTGTGGCTACACTGGCACTGGTTGGCCTGGCCAGGATGCTTGGCCGTGCAACAGAGAACCTTGCCGCACACAGCAATCCAAAAGTCGCCGGAATCCTGAATGCAACCTTTGGCAATTTCATCGAGCTGTCAGTGTCCATTATTGCCATATCCCAGGGCTATCTGGACCTTGTCCGCGGGTCAATTGTGGGAAGCATCATGGTTAACATTCTCCTTCTAATCGGATTAAGCGTTTTCATAGGCGGATTAAAGTACAAGGAGCAGAAATTCAATATCATATCAGCAGGCATATCCGGGACAATGCTGGTCATAGCCGTGACTGGCCTGAGCATGCCAACTATTTACAAGTACACAACCGGAAGCGATCCACAACTCCTCAGCACCCTGGTCTCAATTGTGCTTGCGCTTATATACATCGCCAGCCTCCTGTTCTCACTGTACACCCACAAATACCTGTTTTACTCAGAAGACATAATAATCTCCAAAATTGAGGGAGAGTGGAGCAAAAGGAAATCGCTGTGGGTGCTGTTCTTTTCTTCGATTGCAGTCACATTCATGGCCAACATTCTTGTGAATGACCTGACATCGTTCAGCCAGAAATTGGGGCTGGGGCATATATTCATTGGAATAGTGGTTGTCGGCGTAATATCCAACGTTGCAGAAATGATTGCTGCAATCACAATGGTCCTGAAAAACAGGATAAACATATCGCTTGAAATCGGGGCGAGCTCAGCCAACCAGATCAGCCTTTTTGTTGTCCCTGTGCTGGTTTTTGTCAGCTCATTTTTTGACCACAAATTCTCGCTGGTGTTCAACCTGTTTGAAATTGCGGCATTGCTGTCAACTGTCATGATCCTCAATTATCTTGTGACAGACGGAAGGGGGAACTGGCTCGAGGGCGTGCAGCTTATCGCTGTTTATACCATCCTTGCCATTGCTTTCTTTTTTGTCTAG
- a CDS encoding tyrosine-type recombinase/integrase yields MTIDILYNMKREMLRRKLSPRTVKTYMQYVKLFLLANKDREIRAFSKKDVREFLYKMEERGASGSTLNVAHNALRFMMIDILHKACYLKIRYAKTPVRKPEYLTKEEVQKILNVIENPKHKLLVSLMYGAGLRVREVTQLRINDFSFEENIGWVRGGKGNKDRPFIIPQRIVEELKRGCGHEKLWLFPGRKGALTTKSVQMIVEKAGHKAKIRKHVHPHIFRHSFATHLLESGQDVATVQSLLGHVTPETTLGYTHAVRPKMIKIKSPLDN; encoded by the coding sequence ATGACTATTGACATACTCTATAATATGAAGAGAGAGATGCTACGCAGGAAGTTATCTCCAAGAACGGTCAAGACATATATGCAATATGTGAAATTATTCTTATTAGCAAATAAGGACAGGGAAATAAGAGCATTTTCCAAAAAAGATGTGCGAGAATTCCTTTACAAGATGGAAGAAAGAGGGGCATCAGGAAGTACACTAAATGTGGCACATAATGCACTCAGATTCATGATGATAGACATACTGCATAAGGCATGCTATCTAAAGATAAGATATGCCAAGACCCCTGTAAGAAAGCCAGAATACCTGACAAAAGAAGAAGTCCAAAAAATACTGAATGTCATAGAAAATCCAAAACATAAATTATTGGTCTCATTAATGTACGGTGCAGGGCTACGTGTAAGAGAAGTTACACAGTTAAGGATAAATGATTTCTCATTTGAAGAAAACATTGGATGGGTAAGGGGAGGAAAAGGAAATAAGGACAGGCCATTCATCATACCACAAAGAATAGTGGAAGAACTGAAAAGAGGGTGTGGGCACGAAAAGTTATGGTTATTTCCAGGAAGAAAAGGTGCATTAACAACAAAATCCGTACAAATGATAGTGGAAAAGGCAGGCCATAAAGCAAAAATCCGAAAACATGTCCATCCGCATATTTTCAGACACTCATTCGCAACACACCTGCTAGAGTCTGGACAAGATGTGGCCACAGTACAATCCCTGCTTGGTCATGTAACTCCGGAAACAACCTTAGGATACACTCATGCCGTAAGGCCAAAAATGATCAAAATAAAAAGTCCGCTGGATAATTAA
- a CDS encoding DUF1801 domain-containing protein has protein sequence MASTKPKTSSIDKYISQFPKEIQRVLEKLRQTIKKSAPKSEETMSYGIPTFDMNGKHLVHFAAFKKHIGFYPTPSGIIKFQKKMSDYETAKGSVKFPLDKPIPFDLVKEIVKFRVEENKSK, from the coding sequence ATGGCTTCAACTAAACCAAAAACTTCATCTATAGATAAGTACATTTCACAATTTCCAAAAGAGATTCAAAGGGTTTTAGAAAAGCTTAGGCAAACAATCAAAAAATCGGCTCCAAAATCTGAAGAAACAATGAGCTATGGTATACCGACTTTTGATATGAACGGGAAGCATTTGGTTCATTTTGCTGCATTTAAAAAGCACATTGGCTTCTATCCAACTCCTTCTGGCATAATCAAGTTCCAGAAAAAAATGTCAGATTATGAAACCGCAAAAGGCTCTGTGAAATTTCCTCTGGATAAGCCTATCCCATTTGATTTAGTAAAGGAAATTGTGAAATTCAGAGTTGAAGAAAATAAATCTAAATAA
- a CDS encoding HEPN domain-containing protein, translating to MLQIGEHLKWCLKGPKRLIKTKPDLDLAQKHVKKSEYNYSVAQTLERLKIYDWALNVGFYSIYHCFLAILAKYGHESRNQTCTITVLLTLINEKKLNLDKDLVTQFDTLDVEKSITNPTVKESREISTYGVETSIDLQQLKRIKELILKVQRETIRILQE from the coding sequence ATGCTGCAAATAGGCGAGCATCTAAAATGGTGTTTGAAAGGTCCAAAAAGACTGATAAAAACAAAGCCAGATTTGGATTTGGCGCAAAAGCACGTTAAGAAGTCAGAGTATAATTATAGTGTAGCGCAAACACTTGAAAGGTTGAAAATATATGACTGGGCTTTAAATGTCGGCTTTTATTCCATATATCACTGCTTTTTAGCAATCCTCGCCAAATATGGCCATGAGTCAAGAAATCAGACTTGTACGATAACTGTTTTGCTCACTTTGATAAACGAGAAGAAACTGAACTTGGATAAAGACTTGGTTACTCAATTTGATACACTTGATGTTGAAAAGAGCATCACAAATCCAACAGTAAAAGAGAGCAGGGAAATTTCAACTTATGGCGTTGAAACAAGCATTGATTTACAGCAGTTAAAAAGAATAAAAGAATTGATATTAAAAGTGCAAAGAGAGACGATTAGGATATTGCAAGAATAA
- a CDS encoding Fic family protein: MAYIEILKRNKKEYYYLTKNIRLSLNKWKKIRVFLGDKKPSKEELKKYAREIEDKSKPFSKISNYTYLSEHDAETLQDLKESYTTWLKQIPKSVKEKLNEDFVIRFTYHSNAIEGNRLTLRQTALILKDKVIPSGIRAEDYNEAINGKECLDYINLYKGELNTKFLERINGILTKNTGVVYGGRIRFFDVQIQGSTHVPPPHAEVKKHLLNFSKWYSANKNKLHPFELAVLVHAKLAWIHPFEDGNGRTARTVMNFILMKKGFPMFFIPFEKREEYYQSLDIADKGEYKEYISRMLQLIIDQIRSYGHNKKE, from the coding sequence ATGGCTTATATCGAAATATTAAAACGAAATAAAAAAGAGTATTATTACCTCACAAAAAATATAAGGCTTAGTTTAAACAAATGGAAGAAGATAAGGGTGTTCTTAGGGGATAAGAAACCTTCAAAAGAAGAACTAAAAAAATATGCCCGAGAAATAGAGGATAAATCAAAACCTTTTTCAAAAATCTCAAATTATACATATCTTTCAGAGCATGATGCAGAAACCTTGCAGGATTTAAAGGAAAGCTACACAACTTGGCTTAAACAAATTCCAAAAAGTGTCAAGGAAAAACTGAATGAGGATTTCGTAATACGTTTTACATACCATTCCAATGCAATTGAAGGCAATCGGCTTACATTAAGACAAACCGCCCTTATTCTAAAAGATAAGGTAATACCTTCTGGAATACGTGCAGAAGATTACAATGAAGCAATAAACGGAAAAGAATGTCTGGATTATATAAACTTGTATAAAGGCGAATTAAACACAAAATTCCTTGAAAGAATAAATGGGATTCTAACAAAAAACACTGGAGTTGTTTATGGAGGAAGAATCAGATTTTTTGATGTACAGATACAAGGTTCAACGCATGTTCCGCCACCTCATGCTGAAGTCAAAAAGCACTTGCTCAACTTCTCTAAATGGTATAGCGCAAATAAGAATAAACTACACCCATTTGAATTAGCAGTATTGGTTCATGCAAAATTGGCATGGATACATCCCTTTGAGGATGGAAATGGCAGAACTGCAAGAACAGTTATGAATTTTATCTTAATGAAAAAGGGTTTCCCTATGTTTTTTATACCATTTGAGAAAAGAGAAGAGTACTATCAATCATTAGATATTGCCGATAAAGGAGAATATAAAGAATACATCTCCAGAATGCTTCAGTTAATTATAGACCAGATAAGAAGTTACGGGCACAATAAGAAAGAATAA
- a CDS encoding YdeI/OmpD-associated family protein, whose protein sequence is MTKKSIANGVAHNVPEDIKKTLSSNSDILEKWNNLTLIQRNEWICWITIVKKPETRVEHIQRMVAELKEGKRQPCCWPGCPHRRPKAKKWF, encoded by the coding sequence ATGACAAAAAAGTCCATCGCAAATGGTGTTGCGCACAATGTGCCAGAAGATATAAAAAAAACTTTGTCTTCCAATTCAGACATCCTTGAAAAATGGAACAACCTTACTCTGATTCAACGTAATGAGTGGATTTGCTGGATTACCATAGTCAAAAAGCCGGAAACGAGGGTTGAACATATACAGCGGATGGTTGCGGAACTAAAAGAAGGCAAACGCCAACCCTGCTGTTGGCCTGGCTGCCCGCACCGCAGACCAAAGGCAAAAAAGTGGTTTTGA
- a CDS encoding Lrp/AsnC family transcriptional regulator — MGNSQLKLTAIDRKLLYELDMDARQSISALAKKTRSSPAVIEYRMKRMEKSGLIRKYITFLDAGKLGLMVWNVYLKLQNATSKEEKEILDYLASLKRTWWVASCSGKWDIIYSLCVKDVKEFYSIAADVHNRYGEFITDQNIEAHAEVEIISRGYFVKKGGMGSTWYKAIEKSMIDGKDLKILKAIAENARLMSTDVAKKTGLTSRIVSYRIAELQKNGIIHRFRLVLDVSKIGMSFYKVVVHLKNYTERKNFALKQHCIDEGNIFHYEQKIGSWMLELELDAGNYESADRQMKRMKEKFPDFIRDYELLLITGEPKAELDLTKQI, encoded by the coding sequence ATGGGCAATTCGCAACTCAAATTGACAGCCATTGACAGAAAACTGCTTTATGAGCTGGATATGGATGCACGGCAGTCCATATCGGCGTTGGCAAAAAAAACCAGGTCAAGCCCCGCAGTCATTGAGTACCGGATGAAAAGGATGGAAAAATCAGGCCTGATCAGGAAGTATATCACCTTCCTTGATGCGGGCAAGCTGGGCCTGATGGTTTGGAATGTCTATCTTAAGCTGCAGAACGCCACAAGCAAGGAAGAAAAGGAAATCCTTGATTATCTCGCATCATTAAAACGGACCTGGTGGGTGGCCTCCTGTTCAGGGAAGTGGGATATCATCTATAGCCTGTGCGTCAAGGATGTAAAGGAATTTTACTCAATTGCAGCTGATGTCCATAACAGGTATGGGGAATTCATAACCGACCAAAACATAGAGGCGCATGCTGAAGTTGAGATAATTTCGCGCGGGTACTTCGTTAAGAAGGGAGGCATGGGCTCGACGTGGTACAAGGCAATAGAAAAAAGCATGATAGATGGCAAAGACCTGAAAATCCTCAAGGCCATTGCAGAAAATGCCAGGTTAATGTCGACAGATGTGGCAAAAAAAACAGGATTGACATCAAGGATTGTGTCTTATCGCATAGCTGAGCTTCAAAAAAATGGGATCATCCATAGGTTCAGGCTGGTCTTGGATGTATCCAAGATAGGGATGAGCTTCTATAAGGTTGTGGTGCACCTGAAAAACTACACTGAAAGGAAAAATTTTGCCCTCAAGCAGCATTGCATTGACGAGGGGAATATATTCCATTATGAGCAGAAAATAGGCTCCTGGATGCTGGAGCTTGAGCTTGACGCCGGGAATTATGAATCAGCTGACAGGCAAATGAAAAGGATGAAGGAAAAGTTCCCTGATTTTATTAGGGACTATGAGCTTCTGCTGATTACCGGAGAGCCAAAGGCGGAATTGGACCTTACCAAGCAGATCTAA
- a CDS encoding radical SAM protein: MTREASHYLVKSIVQAVKPWFQSEQIIAVLERVISENPKLVFKAGINHLMRVPRIWQNSEKFEAKYKFPGPRVIFINPGEYCQLQCDGCGTHDKSTEKLKLEEMDSIVNQAKELGSHSIVLLGKEPLHPKTSDDVYSLIDNHRDMFFFVFTNAINLENRFVDLTQKNANIFWNLSADGIGEYSERSRGRGSFRFVEDAMDRLHKAKIPYGISFTVREHNQDHLSDPETLKFFNDNGAVVALFFPYGPANGWYKGVMMTSKERAAFDERIKHIQDETPMVLINYVDRLKYAGCAAGRGHFYVRSSGEVLPCFTTSFSMGNVKETPLEQIITSPAARQFRELHEEGGNACLVLNLPHRIMDLARQQNLPQTDPTVANVARLIADDPLYRQEYHAGPK; encoded by the coding sequence ATGACTAGGGAGGCCTCACATTACCTTGTAAAATCAATTGTGCAGGCAGTAAAGCCTTGGTTTCAGTCGGAACAGATTATTGCAGTTCTGGAAAGAGTTATCAGCGAGAATCCGAAACTTGTCTTCAAAGCCGGAATTAATCACCTTATGCGCGTTCCGAGGATATGGCAGAATTCTGAAAAATTCGAAGCAAAATACAAATTTCCAGGGCCCAGGGTCATTTTTATTAACCCTGGTGAATATTGTCAGCTTCAATGCGATGGCTGCGGTACGCATGACAAATCAACTGAAAAACTTAAATTAGAAGAGATGGATTCCATTGTAAACCAGGCAAAAGAACTTGGTTCACATTCTATTGTTCTTCTGGGCAAAGAACCCCTCCACCCAAAAACTTCGGATGATGTTTATAGCCTGATTGACAATCACAGAGACATGTTCTTCTTTGTTTTTACAAACGCAATAAATTTAGAAAATAGATTCGTCGATTTAACGCAAAAAAATGCTAATATTTTTTGGAATTTGAGCGCTGACGGAATTGGGGAATATTCTGAAAGGTCGCGTGGGAGAGGATCCTTCAGGTTTGTCGAGGATGCAATGGACAGGTTGCATAAAGCGAAGATTCCGTACGGAATCTCCTTTACTGTAAGAGAACATAACCAGGACCATCTTTCAGATCCGGAGACACTGAAATTTTTCAATGATAATGGGGCAGTTGTGGCTCTTTTTTTTCCTTACGGTCCGGCAAATGGTTGGTATAAGGGTGTGATGATGACATCTAAAGAGCGAGCTGCATTTGACGAAAGAATTAAGCATATCCAGGATGAAACGCCGATGGTTTTGATAAATTATGTTGACAGGTTGAAATATGCTGGTTGCGCAGCGGGCAGAGGGCATTTTTATGTAAGGTCTTCAGGAGAAGTGTTGCCTTGCTTTACAACCAGCTTCTCAATGGGCAATGTTAAAGAAACACCATTGGAGCAAATAATTACTTCTCCGGCAGCGAGACAATTTCGTGAATTGCATGAAGAAGGTGGGAATGCCTGCCTGGTTCTAAATCTGCCTCATCGCATTATGGACCTTGCAAGGCAGCAAAATTTGCCGCAGACAGATCCTACTGTTGCAAATGTCGCAAGATTAATTGCAGATGATCCTCTATACAGACAGGAATATCATGCAGGACCGAAATAA
- a CDS encoding oligosaccharide flippase family protein, with protein MVLEHFRRKMKANHGLLENTMIIAVTSVLANMFNYIFYFYTARKLGPEQYSVFGALLSIYFIFFFLTNIMNYIVIQYVSYFRAKTQFDKIRRMFDLTTKSMTIVGFSIFLALVILSAPIRHFIKHDSIVPIVFLGLFIWAYVILATFFGMLNGNQKFRFLGAGRVTDGFFTLVFGAVFLSLGMGVSGALLGLFFAALLTIPFVIVPLKFLFSIQPARIGDVGILPYILKSIGLSLIIGIMLNIDVIMVKIFFTSLDAGYFAAASLMGKIIFFVSTGMLSVMFPKAAELHSNGEDSSPLLKDALTYTATIGFSITLLYLVFPNFFAHILFSADYKIANLIGLYALSTTFLALTNVFVMYNMAIKRFSTAFTLLPFAVLEIVVISVFRSSLFVVLSLMCLTMFLAFVSIVYFNQEEFLKMFRKTTGYRKYPVSAYLRLKTESDSNNNRHTSSRKIKMEELDEFLDLSDIPDKKE; from the coding sequence ATGGTCTTGGAGCATTTTCGGCGAAAGATGAAGGCTAATCATGGTTTGCTGGAGAACACCATGATAATAGCGGTCACTTCAGTGCTTGCGAACATGTTCAATTATATCTTTTATTTTTACACTGCAAGAAAGCTTGGCCCTGAGCAGTACAGCGTCTTCGGGGCGCTGCTTTCCATATATTTCATATTCTTCTTTCTTACGAACATAATGAACTATATTGTGATTCAATACGTCTCCTATTTCCGTGCAAAGACACAGTTTGACAAGATCAGGAGGATGTTTGACCTTACAACAAAGTCCATGACAATAGTGGGTTTCTCCATATTTCTTGCCCTGGTTATATTGAGCGCGCCAATAAGGCATTTCATAAAGCACGACTCCATTGTGCCGATTGTGTTCCTTGGGCTGTTTATCTGGGCTTATGTCATCCTTGCAACATTTTTTGGCATGCTTAACGGGAACCAGAAATTCAGGTTTCTGGGCGCCGGAAGGGTGACAGATGGTTTTTTCACCCTGGTCTTCGGCGCAGTCTTCCTCAGCCTCGGCATGGGAGTCTCAGGCGCCCTGCTCGGCCTTTTCTTTGCGGCCCTGCTTACAATCCCGTTTGTGATTGTGCCGCTGAAATTCCTCTTTTCCATCCAGCCGGCAAGGATTGGCGATGTTGGCATACTGCCTTACATCCTGAAGTCAATCGGCCTTTCGCTTATAATTGGCATCATGCTGAATATTGACGTGATAATGGTTAAGATATTTTTTACCAGCCTGGACGCGGGCTATTTTGCAGCTGCATCGCTGATGGGCAAGATTATATTCTTTGTGTCAACAGGGATGCTCTCTGTGATGTTCCCCAAGGCAGCGGAATTGCACAGCAATGGTGAGGACAGCAGCCCTTTGCTCAAGGATGCCTTGACCTACACTGCAACAATCGGTTTTTCCATAACCTTGCTCTACCTGGTATTCCCTAATTTTTTTGCGCACATACTTTTCAGCGCTGATTACAAAATAGCAAATCTGATAGGCCTTTATGCGCTGAGCACGACATTTCTTGCGCTTACAAATGTGTTTGTGATGTACAACATGGCAATCAAAAGATTTTCAACTGCCTTTACATTGCTGCCCTTTGCTGTCCTTGAGATAGTGGTCATAAGCGTTTTCCGCAGCTCGTTGTTTGTGGTGCTTTCCCTTATGTGCCTGACTATGTTCCTCGCATTTGTCTCGATTGTTTATTTCAACCAGGAGGAATTCCTCAAGATGTTCAGGAAAACAACAGGCTACAGGAAGTATCCTGTCTCGGCCTATTTGCGGCTCAAGACAGAGTCCGACAGTAATAATAACCGGCACACTTCATCCAGGAAAATCAAGATGGAAGAGCTGGATGAGTTTCTCGATTTGAGCGACATCCCGGATAAAAAAGAGTGA